ggctctggaggggaggttcggccgccgaagatgcccccgaaggttagagactttcgtctctggagtacctttcaacccccgaaacttgcccccgaaagggttcggctgccgaaagtagagattcggccgccgaaggtgcatgagtttcggctctggagaggacttacggccgccgaacctgccgccgaaagtgtcctgtccagccttcctttgcatgctttgcatggaggTTTGAGTgcgtgtaaggggattcttggggagtttaatagagttgttcataaactagtttggtccctcatttgagtctatctgtgtaggcacagaccagaggaaccagagaaagcagcagtgagtactgctccagagtttacagagcctgcagagtcagtccagatagccagaggtgagtggaactaaacttaattcttttaatcgagaaatgaaatgcttttagcatcattcatgcatcatgagtatacagtaggttgtttgcactagaatccacgaatatgttgcattgcataattatttgttgatgtgagtgaatgctgaatgatccaatagttccagacaggaagtccaaaaccccattctacggcctggcaagtataggaaagtccaggaccccattctacggcctgacaggtatagtaaagaccaggtgcccagtctacgccctggcaaatggtaaggataggtgttatatacacatatacatatacagtacaggaagaccaggacctcagtctacggcctggcacggaacagttactgggactatatggtgacaggtttacccttgctgTGGATTGTCTatgctatgatgcattccatacgaTCATGTGTTATTgacctgttttactgttctactcactgggctatagagctcatcccactcccttaaccccagtcttgcaggttcagtgtacagtgtacagtgtacaggggagatcagcaatgtaacagcccggaaaccgatacccctctgtaacgacccagactGCTCGccgctaagatccagatcggcttaaggccgccgggacccgtagcaagcctaaccatGCATTCCCTCACCTGGTCTAATCCTATACATGAGCacaattttcataaaactttacaGGCTTAACCTGCGCAAGATCTGTAACTGAAAACGTTTCTTTACtctttaccaagcttaatctgtgcatgcacttaCTTATAACTTAACCCCAATCTGGAGTCCACAAGGGCTGCTCCAATGGCGTAACaactcatcaataagcttgGTTCCCATGAAAACAtcttgaaaacatttcatacaacATGAAAACCTTTATCTTAAAAAACCTCATGATCATGTACACCAGGAAAGGATTAaccaacactaggcaaagcacaactctatacctTAACACATATACTGATCTCCCCTTTCCTCTATCTCCTTACCACATGTTCTTTTCATTCATAACCTTTATATACATCAGGTCCATAACTATACTATACAAGCAAatacaaaacataacataacataacataacataacattacattacatcactttaACTTTACATCCTCTTACATCACCATATACCTCAAGCTTCTCTCATACATATACATGCCACTCTATAAGCTATGCTAGTACAACCAAACATAGCAACCCACGCTTAGACTCTGCTTTTCCCATAGCTCACTCTGATGAACTCTGATCTCCCACAGCTAatactggccctgcaaaactaggggTGAAGGGactggggtgagctactagagcccagtgagtagaaaccataaaacagttcattcattcattcagtgcatgctttcatgaaatgtgtcacagcacaaacatatcacatctcggattagacatgatcccagaactccctctgtcggtgcccggcccctaaGGAGCAtcccaggtcactacatgtactagagcccggcccctactacggagctcccaaaggtcttatctagacataacaggttatgggctactgagatcgccttggtccatcccatacacatgaaataatgcaatgcaatgcagcatagtCGTGATCTctagtgcaatacaacctagtatcacatggcattaatgatgcgtgtctcatgctcatactgtcatTACCTTTCAACATGaactttaaaacatgcatagttagttctactcacctgaagcctctgctcggctacctctgggccaactctaacactggagctaaacacctcgcctcaggtccgatcctacacaggtggactcaaatgaggtgccaaacaactctaacataacgctaaaacatctccccaaaaactctcTAACACATCATAGACATGCagggaaaaacatgcaaaggaaggcaaaacagggcaccttcggcggcactttcggcggcactttcggcggccgaaagtcctctccagagacgaaagtcaggcatgttcggcggcaggttcggcagccgaaacctcacaccagagccgaaagtccaaactttcgggggcgagtttaggcggcctatccCACCTCCttaagggttcggcggccgaaactcctttcggcggccgaacctgagttcctccagaacccAGATCCATGCACCAACAAGCCTCCCTACACCTTCCAAACCCTCTTAGCATGCATACAACCTTTTAAAACCATGCACAAACCCGTAAacatgcatataggagcttaacaCAACCTTAACTCCAACACACAACATCATATAACCACATATAGCAAATAaaggcataaagggtccataaaccctcttcatgcacaactcatgcaaaccatgcaacttCTACCCtttcctccataaaacttgcttaaaacacgtTTAAACAtaaaggatcaacacttacctcttgaagaactagagttgGTGTGATCCTAACTTCacaatatggagaaaccaagctctaaaagctccaagttccaaaaccttgctcaaagctcataactcttcaaaacaaggataaaacgcattaaaaaccatgaaagaacTTGTAcaaaccatgaaatcatatcaaggaggacatgagctcacctgaggtgggaagaggaagaaaacttacCTCTGGAACCGAcctaaggggcttttataggtggcttggtcaaccattttcggcagccaaacttgcACCCGCAACTCAGCtaacttcagcggccgaacctagctttcgggggcacaaactctaccaccttcggcggccgaacattaccttcggcggccgaacattaccttcggcggccgaacctctgatttccctccttgaccttttctcttcaaaactcgattcctttcctttccaaaaccataaaatcacttaaaacatgtACAAAGCCTTTTTGAAAACCTTTGCTAAACCCTTGCTTCATCCTTAACAAAGggcccgacatccgagattccaccggacggtaggaattccgatgcctgaatgagccgggtattacaatcttccccccttacaaaaacattcgtccccgaatgtttaaCACAACAAACAAACACAAAAAAAGAAGCTAGCAACGGCTAACATGACGTCTAAACTCCAgaagcttccgctgcgcactctgatccttctcttctttctccttctctgctcttcctcttctcttccGCCTTCTTTTCTCCTCTTACACTTCTTTGCTCTCCTCTTCCTCTGTACTAACCTAACCTCTGCTCGAGCCTCAACTATCTCAtcccgaatctcagatctaacTTCGGAAACAACTGGCTTTCGCTAGCTGATCCAGTAGATCTTCAATCCAAGGCTACtcctggtagtgaccttgtccaACTGCTTACAGTTGCTCTAAGGACTCAAGGATCTCTCCTTCTTTTCCCGCACAACACTGGAAcgctccagggtgaggtactagggcggataaaacccttgtctaccaagcgcCACAACTCCTACCAAGCTCCACTACTCCTACACTCCTCCTATCACTCTCACAACACTTACACTCTTACCACTCTTCCTAGAACTCTTCCAACTCAGACACTCTTACCACTCGTCCTAGGACTCGCACagctctgcaggtgccatcttgTGAGGAacgatagaaatggttctggtacCACGTACCACTTCGAAACccaactctacctccctgaccgatggtaaacctgacacgAGCCTACGAACATCCCTAACCACCTCTCAACCGCTCTCAACCGCTCTAAGGCTAGTTCCCAAACCTGCCTACTAGCCTCTCAAACCTGAACAAGAACTCTCTACCAACCAGTCCTATACACCCTACGAGCCTGAtagctgacatcaaacttctaggcatcctatCCTGTCCTCTCTGAAGCCTACCTCGGATCCATCCTGACCTGCGATCCTGACTACCTTGCGCTGCAGACGTAGGTAACACCAGCACCACAAGGAGAAAGCCACTCCATCCCCCGAatgacatccagacactcaagtctaggacctcaaggtcgggtggaaggcatcttccctcaaatGACACTGGACGGAACCTCAGCCATAGATGAATCCTACCCGGGTCTAcgaacccaaagagaacactctatgtccagaagctatcaactcaaccgctcaaaggctcctagagcaacctAAGAAACAGAAACACTAGAGCGCACAAAACAACAGAACATGAACAAGTGAGTATACCTGACATCACTGTGTCCAATGCCCCTACTCCTCTCCTTCCTTGCTCACTGGTCTGAGCCACATTCCTTGAAACCAGCTGCTAGGACCGTACCATCCttggcgcagtaggacactcacgtctaaagtgcccttcctgtccgcactTGAAACATGCCGTCATACGAATCCGACAAGGTCCTCTATGCAGCCTTCCGCACCGCCCACATCTTATAgggcctgagccagagctcgaaccagtACCACAACCTAACCTATCCTTCAACCTCCTCCAAAGCTTGCccttcttcgaccttctgaggcctctgacCTTCTTGTTTTCTCTTTTGGCAGCTGTGCTCAGAATGGAGGGctcaacttctcctgaacttgagATCTTAGAATCCTTAGTCTGAGCGTCCTCTTCCGACTTTCCCATACTttcttcatccatattcacttgcaGCCCTACATCCTTTCTCTGCACATTCATCCTCTCTTCTCTCATGATGTCTCCGGACATTCTTCTTCGCTCCATTCCTGCTTTGCTTACTTCCAGTGCCCTTTCAGGGTTCTTTGATGGTTCCTCACTGCCAACTCTACCTGATTGCTCTCTTGGCAAAACAGGGGAAAAGGTATCCGTACCTTCCCACTCAGAGGGATCTGACTCCACAGACCgactagcaccttgcatctTCACTCTGCTGAAAACACAATATGCACACAGGCACACATCAGCAGCACAACATAGGGTCCATGTaacaaacacatgaactcacaacacatagcatagcagcatatcatatggtccaagcgacaaacacatgaaccctcatgcATCAaatatcatggatgaacctgtcaccaaaagcCCTCAACCTAGCCtaacatgccatgaccaactgtgccaaaggcCATATCTGGTCTCTCAGCTCATCTCAtctcataacatagcatatcgaggactaagggatcaatcaacatccataataccATAGACATGCACATGGATCACACATGGCCGTACACATCAgcaagcaagacaggactcctgatcctatcctagtggacatgattttactcttgatctttcttaatgtgcttgccctactcACACTcacacaacctctttccgatgtgggatacctctgctccctgagcatctttgctccaTACATCGTACtcaagaggccctatgctctgataccatctgtaacagcccgaaaaccgatacccctctgtaacgacccagactgctcggcgctaggatccagatcggcttaaggccgccgggacccgtagcaagcctaaccatGCATTCCCTCACCTGgtctaatcccatacatgagcacaattttcataaaactttacaGGCTTAACCTGCGCAAGATCTATAACTGAAAATGTTTCTTTACtctttaccaagcttaatctgtgcatgcacttaCTTATAACTTAACCCCAATCTGGAGTCCACAAGGGCTGCTCCAATGGCGTAACaactcatcaataagcttgGTTCCCATGAAAACAtcttgaaaacatttcatacaacATGAAAACCTTTATCTTAAAAAACCTCATGATCATGTACACCAggaagggattaaccaacactaggcaaagcacaactctatacctTAACACATATACTGATCTCCCCTTTCCTCTATCTCCTTACCACATTGTCTTTTCATTCATAACCTTTATATACATCAGGTCTATAACTATACTATACAAGCAAatacaaaacataacataacattacattacatcactttaACTTTACATCCTCTTACATCACCATATACCTCAAGCTTCTCTCATACATATACATGCCACTCTATAAGCTATGCTAGTACAACCAAACATAGCAACCCACGCTTAGACTCTGATTTTCCCATAGCTCACTCTGATAAACTCTGATCTCCCACAGCTAatactggccctgcaaaactgggggtgAAGGGACtgaggtgagctactagagcccagtgagtagaaaccataaaacagttcattcattcattcagtgcatgctttcatgaaatgtgtcacagcacaaacatatcacatctcggattagacatgatcccagaactccctctgtcggtgcccggcccctaaGGAGCAtcccaggtcactacatgtactagagcTTGGCCCCTACTACggagctcccaaaggtcttatctagacataacaggttatgggctactgagatcgccttggtccatcccatacacatgaaataatgcaatgcaatgcagcatagtTGTGATCTCTAGTGCGATACAACCTagtatcacatggcattaatgatgcgtgtctcatgctcatactgtcatTACCTTTCAACATGaactttaaaacatgcatagttagttctactcacc
This is a stretch of genomic DNA from Manihot esculenta cultivar AM560-2 chromosome 2, M.esculenta_v8, whole genome shotgun sequence. It encodes these proteins:
- the LOC110609884 gene encoding uncharacterized protein LOC110609884; the protein is MQGASRSVESDPSEWEGTDTFSPVLPREQSGRVGSEEPSKNPERALEVSKAGMERRRMSGDIMREERMNVQRKDVGLQVNMDEESMGKSEEDAQTKDSKISSSGEVEPSILSTAAKRENKKVRGLRRSKKGKLWRRLKDRLGCGTGSSSGSGPIRCGRCGRLHRGPCRIRMTACFKCGQEGHFRRECPTAPRMVRS